The Dehalococcoidia bacterium nucleotide sequence ACCAGGCCAGGGAGTGGCGTCCCAGCGTGACGATGACCCTGGGCTGGATGAGCGCTATCTGCCGCTCCAGGTACTTGCGACAGGCCGCGATCTCCGAGGGCAACGGGTCGCGGTTGTTGGGCGGTCTGCACTTGACGACGTTGGTGATGTAGACCTGTTCCCGCCGCAGCCCCACGCTCTCCAGCAGCTCTTCCAGGAACTTGCCCGCCGGCCCCACGAAGGGCCGCCCCAGACGGTCCTCGTGGTAGCCGGGCCCCTCGCCGATGAACATGACCTCGGCGTCGGCGGGGCCTTCTCCGGGGACGGCGTGGGTGCGGCTTTCGCTCAGGGGACAGTCGGTGCAGGTGCGTATGCGACGACAGAGTTCTTCCAGGTCAGTCATCGTTCAGCAGAAGGATAGCATGCACGCCAGGGCCATTCAACGCGACCACTCGCTGCAAGAGGGCACGCCCCCCAGCGAGGCTGCCCGCTGCACCGCGCGCAGGATGGCCCGCTCTACCGCCCGCGCTGCGAGGGCGCCGAGCACCGTCAGATCGCAGGCAGCGCCCTCGCCCGTAGAGAGGGCGAAGAGGACGTCGCCGTCCACTTGCGTCCAGACGGGCCGCACCGCCCGCGCCATGCCGGCCATGGCCATGGTGGCCAGCCGCGAGCACCCAGCCTTGTCCAGAGGGGCGTCGGTGGCCACGACGCCGATGGTGCTGTTGGGCGGGGCCAGGGGTGACGAGCCCCACCCCCTGCGCAGCACCTCCAGCGTGGGAAGGTAGCCGCCCTCGTCCGCCCGGATGCCGGCCAGCACCTGCCCCGTGTCGGGGTCCACCACCTCGCCGAAGGCGTTGATGGCCACCAGGGCCGCCACCCGTGCCCCACCCGGCGCCTCCTCGCAGACGCAGCCGATGCCGCCCTTGGTGGCCCGCGTCAGCCCCAGCGCCTTGCCCACGGTGGCACCCGTGCCCGCCCCCACGCTACCCTCGGCCACGGGGCCGGCGCTGGCAGCCTGGCAGGCAGCATAGCCCTCCTCCGGGCCGGGGCGAACGTCGCCGCGGCCGATGCCCAGGTCGTAGACCACCGCCCCCACCACGATAGGCACGACTCCGGAGGAAGTGACGTGGCCTGCATTCCTCTCCTCCAGCCAGCGCATCACCCCCTGAGCGGCGGCAAGACCGAAAGCGCTCCCTCCGGTGAGGAGGACGCCATGCACCCGCTCCACCAGGAATCCCGGGCGGAGGAGGTCCGTCTCCCTGGTGCCGGGCGCGCCTCCCAGCACCGCCACCCCCGCCGTGGCCCCCTGGGGACAGAGGACGACGGTGCAGCCGGTGCAGGCCTCGGGGTCCGTCCAGTGGCCCACCAGCAGGCCCGATATGGCGGTGATGCCCTGAGGAGGGGACGCCTTCTCGTCCCCGGGGGTGGAAGGGACGGTCATGTCAGGTCATGGGGGCTTCGGCGGGGACGCCTCAGTCGTAGTTCTCCCGCTGCAGGGCCACCGACATGCCCATGCCGGCGCCCATGCACAGGGTCACCAGCCCCCACTCGACGTTGCGCCGTGCCATCTCGAAGGCAATGGTCCCCGCCAGCCGCGCACCGCTGGCCCCCAGCGGGTGACCCAGCGCGATGGCGCCGCCGTTGACGTTCACCCGCTCCCAGTCCCATCCCAGCTCGTAGCCGCAGGCCAGCACCTGGCAGGCAAAGGCCTCGTTGATCTCGATGAGGTCGAAGTCCGACAGGGACATGCCAGTCCGCTCCAGCAGCTTGCGAGTAGCGGGCACCGGCCCGATGCCCATGATGGTGGGGTCCACGCCCACGGTGGCGGCGTGCTTGACGGTCGCCAGGGGCTTCAGGCCCAGCTCCTTCGCCTTCTCCTTGGACATGAGCAGGCAGAGGGCGGCGCCGTCGGTGCGGGGGCTAGAGTTGCCGGCGGTGCAGATGCCGTCGGGGCGGAAGCTCGGCTTGAGCTGGGCCAGCTTCTCCAGGCTGGTGTCCTCCCGTGGCAACTGGTCGCGGTCGACCACCACCTTCGAGCCGTCCGAGTAGCCTATCTCGATGGGAATGACCTCCTGCTGGAAGACCCCCTCCTTCCAGGCACGGACGGCGCGGCGGTGGCTCTCCAGGGCGAAGCGGTCCGAGTCCTCGCGGGTGATGCCCCGCTCCTGGGCCAGTTTCTCGGCCGTCATGCCCATGTTCATGATCCAGGGCTCTACCTTCTGGTACCAGCGGGGCAGCCACTGGGGCTGCTTGGGGCCGGGCCAGGAGGTGGGCAGCATCTCGCGCGTCATTACCTCGGCCGCCTGCACCTGCTGCAGGTCGCGCTCGTCGCCGGGCGGGATGGGGGCAATGCGGTCCATGGTCTCCACGCCACCGGCCAGCACGATGTCCGACATGCCGCAACGAATGGCGAAGGCCCCTTGCACCACTGCCTGGAGGCTGGAGCCGCACTGCTTGTTCAGGTCGGTAGCCGAGATGGAAAAGGGCATGTCCGCCTCGAACAGGTAGTGGCGGGAGCGGGTGAGAACCCCGACTATCCCCACCGACCCCATGATGATCTCGTCGATCTGCGCGGGGTCGAGGCGGTTCCGCTCCAGGATGGCCTTGATGAGCGGGACTACTAGCTCCACGTGGGTGATGTCCCGGTAGGCGCCCTTCTGGCCGGCGCGGCCGAAAGGCGTGCGAACCATATCGACGATGACGGCATCCCTCATGGCTTCCTCCCCACCGTTTATAGCTCGGGCCTGGAGACAACCTACACTTTATCACACCTGACAGGACGGGCAGTAATGGGTGGAGCGGCCCCCCAAGCGTGTCCGGACCACCGTCCCACCGCAGCGGAGACAGGGCTGGCCCTGCCGCCGATAGACCCGGACGTGGAACTGGTGCTGTCCCCTTTCCCCACGGGCGTCCAGATACGACCAGAAGCTGGTGCCGCCGTGGCGGGTGGCGCCAGACAGCACTCGACGGATGGCCAGGCACAGGCGCTCTGCCTCCTCGGGAGCGAGGGTGCCGCCCGGCCGCAGGGGCGAGATGCCCGCCTCGTGCAGCGCTTCGTCGGCGTAGATATTGCCCAGCCCCGCTACCAGCCGCTGGTCGAGCAAGAGGGCCTTCAAGGGCGCCTTCCTCCCCCTGAGCGCCCGCAGCAGGGCAGCTGCGTCCAGACAGCCCGACAACGGCTCCGGGCCCAGCTTGCCCACCACCTGCTCCGGGTCGGCAACCACCCACATGCGGCCCAGCTTGCGCACATCGCGATACCAGAGCCAGGACCCGTCGTCCAGACGGAAGCGCGCGCGCAGGAACCTCTCTTCCGGCCCTCCGTCGACGCGGTGAACGAGCGCCCCCGTCATGCGCAGGTGCACTATCCACGTCTGGCCATCGTCCAGGGGAAAGAGCAGGAACTTGCCCCTCCGTTCGACCGACAGCACTCGCCGACCCAGGAGTCGCGAGACGAATGCGCAGGCATCGGGCGGATGGGCGGCCAGACGCGGCATCTCGGGCGACAGCCAGGCCTCCACGATGGTCCGGTCCACCACCAGGGGCGAGAGTTGACGGCGTATGGTCTCTACCTCGGGCAGCTCGGGCATGGCCGCCCTCACTCCATGTCGCCCCAGGTCTTTCCCACCTTGACGTCCACCTTGAGGGGGACGGCCAGCTGGGCCGCGTTGGGCATTATGTCTAGCACCAGCCCTTGCATCTCATCCAGCTCGTTCGCCGGGCACTCGAAGATCAGCTCGTCGTGGACCTGTAGCACCATCATCGACCGCAGCCCCCGGCGGTCCATCTCCTGCTGTACACGGGCCATGGCGATCTTCATGATGTCGGCATTGGTGCCCTGGATGGGCATGTTGATGGCAGCCCGTTCGGCCGCCTGCCGGACATTGGCGTTGGGCGAATTGATCTCGGGCAAGTAGCGCCGTCGACCGAAGATGGTCTCGGCATAGCCCAGCTCCCGCGTCCGCTGAACCGTCTCCTCGATGTAGCGGCGGACGCCCGGGTACTTCTCGAAGTAGCGGCGGATGAACTCGGCTGCCTCTTCCTGCGGGATTCGCTCCCGCACCGACAGTCCGTACGGCGTCAGGCCATAGAGGACGCCGAAGTTGAAGACCTTCGCCCGCCGCCGCATCTCCGGCGTCACCTTCTCCATGGGCACACCGAAGACCTGGGAGGCGGTGACGGCGTGGATGTCCTCGTCGCGGCGGAAGGCTTCCACCAGGGCGGGGTCGCCGGTGTAGTGGGCCAGGATGCGCAGCTCTATCTGCGAGTAGTCGGCCGACAACAGGTAAGGGTCGGGTCCCGCGTCCCGGGCGACGAAGGCCCGCCGTATTTGACGCCCCAGCTCCGACCGCACCGGTATGTTCTGCAGGTTGGGGTTGCTGGAGGAGATACGGCCCGTGGCCGCCCCCGTCTGGTTGAAGTCGCTGTGTATGCGCCCCGTGCGCGGGTTCACCAGGCCCGGCAGGGCATCCACATATGTGCCCTTGAGCTTGGTCAGCTCCCGGTACTCGAGGATCAGGTCGATGACCGGATGGGCGCCTCGCAATTCCTCCAGCGACTGGGCATCGGTGGAGTAGGAGCCCGTCTTGAGGCGACGGGTCTTGGGCAGCTTCAGTTCTTCGAACAGGACGCGGCTGAGTTGCTGGGGCGAGCCGATGTTGAAGCGGTGGCCCACCAGGCGATAGACCTCCTCCTCCACCCGACGGATCTCCTCAGCCAGCACGCCCGACATCTCCTTGAGCGCGCCCACGTCCACCGCCATGCCGTTGAGCTCCATGCGGGCCAGCACCGGCACCACCGGCATCTCGATTTCGTAGAAGAGGCGCTCCTGAGAGCGCTCCCGGAGCATCTCCTCCAACCGCGGGCGCAGGCGCAGGGTCATGTCGGCATCGGCGCAGGCGTAACGGCCTGCCGCCTCCACCGGCACCTCGGCCATAGATATCTGCTCCCGCCCCCGTTTGCCGATGAGCTGGGCGATGTCGGTCATCTCCACGCCCAGGAGGCGAGAGGCCAACCACTTGAGTCCCAGCGCTCCTTCCCCCGGACGGTAGGTGCCGCCCCCGCCCTCGCCGGCCAGAAAGGCGGCTATCATGGTGTCGAACTGGAGCCCCCGCACCCACACGCCGTGCTGGGCCAGCACCACCATGTCGTACTTGGCGTTGTGGGCCGTCTTGGCTACCCCCTCCGCCTCCAGCAGGGGGCCCAGACGCTCCAGCGCCAGCTCCAGGGGCAACTGACGCGCCCCGCCCACGTGGCCCACGGGCACGTAATATGCCTCCCCGGGAGCAACGGCGAAGGAAAGGCCCACCAGGCGCGCCCGCATGGCCTCCAGCCCGGTGGTCTCGGTATCGAAGGCGAAGGCGCCGGCCGCCTCCAGGCGCTGGGCTAGCTCCGCCAGGGCCTCCTCACTGTCCACGATGCGATAGCGCTCGGCACCGGCCTCGGCGACGGCGGGACGGCCGGTCAGGGGCACCTGGAGAGCACGCTCCTCTTCCTCCTGGCCATCGTCGGGGGGCAGGCGAGGGACCAGACTCTTGAACTCCAGCTCACGGAACAGGTCCAGCACCCGCTGGCGACGGTAGTGACGACGGAAGTCAGCGGCGTCCAGGTCCAGCTCTACCGGGACATCGGTGGCGATGGTGGCCAGGGCCTTGCTGCGACGGACCTGCTCCTCGTGCTGGCGCAGGGCCTCCCTCAGCTTGGGCGGCTCCACCTGCTCCAGGTTCTCGTACAGGGCCTCGATGCTGCCGAACTCCTGCACCAGGCGCACGGCCGTCTTCTCGCCCACTCCGGGGACGCCGGGGATATTGTCAGTGGCATCGCCTTTGAGGGCCTTCAGGTCTGGTATCTGGTGGGGCAGGACACCGTACCGGCGCTGCACGTCCTCGGGGGTGGCATAGACCACGAAGTCCCGCTGGTAGGGGCGATAGAGCCAGAGCCGGACGCCCGGTCGCACCAGCTGGGCGATGTCCGAGTCCAGGCTCACCAGACAGGTCTCGATGCCGGCCTCGGCCGCCTGACGCGACAGCGTGCCCAGAATATCGTCAGCCTCGTATTCCTCCAGCTCGTAGATCGGGATGCCGAAGGCCTCGATGAGCTCGCGACAGCGACGTATCTGGGCGCGCAGGTCGTCGGGCATCTCTACCCGGTGTGCCTTGTAGTTGGGATCGAGGCGATGACGGAAGGTGAGGCGCCCCTTGTCCATGGCCACGATCACGTGGCTGGGCTTCAGCTCCTGAAGCACCGAAAGGAGTGTGTTGGCGAAGCCGTATACTGCAGTGATGACCTCCCCAGTGTGGCGCACCGTGAGGGGCTGCTCCCGCATGGCGTGATAGGAGCGGTGAATGATGCCGTGGCCGTCCAGGAGGACCAGAAGGGTCTTGGCCTCGCCCACGCCTCAGATTTTAGCACCCGACGCCGCGAACCGACTCCGGTTCGCGACAGGAGGCGTCCCTCTCCTTGTCGTAAACGTTAGACTCTCTTACAATGCCTATGGAGCATCCATCGAAGGGAGAGGCTATGACTAGGCCCGTGCTGCGCACACCCCTCTGCGACCTGCTGGGCATCGAATACCCGGTCGTCCTGGCCGGCATGGGTCCTAGCGGCACCGCCAGCCGCGGCATCGCTCGGGCGGAGCTGGTAGCCGCTGTGTCCAACGCTGGCGGCCTCGGCGTCATCGGCGGGGCAGCCATGTCCCCGGACGAGCTGCGGCAGGAGATTCGCAAGGTGCGCGACCTCACGGACAAGCCCTTCGGCGTGGACCTGCTGCTACCGGCGGTCGGCCAACTGCCTTCTACAGGCAGCGGGGGCAGTGGCGCTCCGGCTAACTGGCGCGAACTGGTGCCCGGCGACGTGCGTGAGTTCGTCCTCCAGCTCAAGCAACGCTTCGGGCTGCCCGACGCGGGGCCGGAATCGACGCCGCGCTTCGCCCCCGACTACATTCAGCGCCAGATGGAGGTGGTGCTGGAAGAGCGAGTCCCCGTCTTCGCTTCGGGTCTCGGCAACCCTGCCCCCTTCGTCCCGCAACTGCACCGCAACGGCACCAGGGTGATGGCCCTGGTGGGCAACGTGAAGAACGCTCGTCGCGTGGCCGAGGGTGGCGCCGACGTGGTGGTGGCCCAGGGCTACGAGGCAGGCGGCCATACCGGCCGCGTCGGCACCATGGCCCTGGTGCCCCAGGTGGT carries:
- a CDS encoding nitronate monooxygenase gives rise to the protein MTRPVLRTPLCDLLGIEYPVVLAGMGPSGTASRGIARAELVAAVSNAGGLGVIGGAAMSPDELRQEIRKVRDLTDKPFGVDLLLPAVGQLPSTGSGGSGAPANWRELVPGDVREFVLQLKQRFGLPDAGPESTPRFAPDYIQRQMEVVLEERVPVFASGLGNPAPFVPQLHRNGTRVMALVGNVKNARRVAEGGADVVVAQGYEAGGHTGRVGTMALVPQVVDAVAPKPVVAAGGIGDGRGLAAALCLGAVGVWVGTAFLVSEESPLDPELKRRILEASEEDTRVTRIYSGKTMRNITNPLIEEWERAGVPTLPFPFQGAIVREITVAAEKAGRKELLMNPAGQIAGMMRRIRPAREILEEMVAQAAEILGRIAPSYVGT
- the polA gene encoding DNA polymerase I, producing MGEAKTLLVLLDGHGIIHRSYHAMREQPLTVRHTGEVITAVYGFANTLLSVLQELKPSHVIVAMDKGRLTFRHRLDPNYKAHRVEMPDDLRAQIRRCRELIEAFGIPIYELEEYEADDILGTLSRQAAEAGIETCLVSLDSDIAQLVRPGVRLWLYRPYQRDFVVYATPEDVQRRYGVLPHQIPDLKALKGDATDNIPGVPGVGEKTAVRLVQEFGSIEALYENLEQVEPPKLREALRQHEEQVRRSKALATIATDVPVELDLDAADFRRHYRRQRVLDLFRELEFKSLVPRLPPDDGQEEEERALQVPLTGRPAVAEAGAERYRIVDSEEALAELAQRLEAAGAFAFDTETTGLEAMRARLVGLSFAVAPGEAYYVPVGHVGGARQLPLELALERLGPLLEAEGVAKTAHNAKYDMVVLAQHGVWVRGLQFDTMIAAFLAGEGGGGTYRPGEGALGLKWLASRLLGVEMTDIAQLIGKRGREQISMAEVPVEAAGRYACADADMTLRLRPRLEEMLRERSQERLFYEIEMPVVPVLARMELNGMAVDVGALKEMSGVLAEEIRRVEEEVYRLVGHRFNIGSPQQLSRVLFEELKLPKTRRLKTGSYSTDAQSLEELRGAHPVIDLILEYRELTKLKGTYVDALPGLVNPRTGRIHSDFNQTGAATGRISSSNPNLQNIPVRSELGRQIRRAFVARDAGPDPYLLSADYSQIELRILAHYTGDPALVEAFRRDEDIHAVTASQVFGVPMEKVTPEMRRRAKVFNFGVLYGLTPYGLSVRERIPQEEAAEFIRRYFEKYPGVRRYIEETVQRTRELGYAETIFGRRRYLPEINSPNANVRQAAERAAINMPIQGTNADIMKIAMARVQQEMDRRGLRSMMVLQVHDELIFECPANELDEMQGLVLDIMPNAAQLAVPLKVDVKVGKTWGDME
- the mutM gene encoding bifunctional DNA-formamidopyrimidine glycosylase/DNA-(apurinic or apyrimidinic site) lyase — protein: MPELPEVETIRRQLSPLVVDRTIVEAWLSPEMPRLAAHPPDACAFVSRLLGRRVLSVERRGKFLLFPLDDGQTWIVHLRMTGALVHRVDGGPEERFLRARFRLDDGSWLWYRDVRKLGRMWVVADPEQVVGKLGPEPLSGCLDAAALLRALRGRKAPLKALLLDQRLVAGLGNIYADEALHEAGISPLRPGGTLAPEEAERLCLAIRRVLSGATRHGGTSFWSYLDARGERGQHQFHVRVYRRQGQPCLRCGGTVVRTRLGGRSTHYCPSCQV
- a CDS encoding uracil-DNA glycosylase is translated as MTDLEELCRRIRTCTDCPLSESRTHAVPGEGPADAEVMFIGEGPGYHEDRLGRPFVGPAGKFLEELLESVGLRREQVYITNVVKCRPPNNRDPLPSEIAACRKYLERQIALIQPRVIVTLGRHSLAWFFPKDSISKVHGQARRKDGVYFLHLYHPAAALHQPAMRETIEQDFQKLAQVLEEARRDARQPSQPLERPEQMRLF
- a CDS encoding thiolase family protein, translating into MRDAVIVDMVRTPFGRAGQKGAYRDITHVELVVPLIKAILERNRLDPAQIDEIIMGSVGIVGVLTRSRHYLFEADMPFSISATDLNKQCGSSLQAVVQGAFAIRCGMSDIVLAGGVETMDRIAPIPPGDERDLQQVQAAEVMTREMLPTSWPGPKQPQWLPRWYQKVEPWIMNMGMTAEKLAQERGITREDSDRFALESHRRAVRAWKEGVFQQEVIPIEIGYSDGSKVVVDRDQLPREDTSLEKLAQLKPSFRPDGICTAGNSSPRTDGAALCLLMSKEKAKELGLKPLATVKHAATVGVDPTIMGIGPVPATRKLLERTGMSLSDFDLIEINEAFACQVLACGYELGWDWERVNVNGGAIALGHPLGASGARLAGTIAFEMARRNVEWGLVTLCMGAGMGMSVALQRENYD
- a CDS encoding P1 family peptidase, with protein sequence MTVPSTPGDEKASPPQGITAISGLLVGHWTDPEACTGCTVVLCPQGATAGVAVLGGAPGTRETDLLRPGFLVERVHGVLLTGGSAFGLAAAQGVMRWLEERNAGHVTSSGVVPIVVGAVVYDLGIGRGDVRPGPEEGYAACQAASAGPVAEGSVGAGTGATVGKALGLTRATKGGIGCVCEEAPGGARVAALVAINAFGEVVDPDTGQVLAGIRADEGGYLPTLEVLRRGWGSSPLAPPNSTIGVVATDAPLDKAGCSRLATMAMAGMARAVRPVWTQVDGDVLFALSTGEGAACDLTVLGALAARAVERAILRAVQRAASLGGVPSCSEWSR